The proteins below come from a single Oryzomicrobium terrae genomic window:
- a CDS encoding response regulator gives MKFLLIDDHALFRHGLLLLLEKLPGDHEFLQADDCEGAFALLDGHRNPDLILLDLALPGMNGLDGVQRFRELCPTTPIVLLSANENPQFIMDGMGRGAHGFIPKSAKPEVVMAALQVVLAGGTYMPSLRALRPPVSGTDSQALTERQREVLALLARNKSNKEIADALGMRVNTARVHVSAILKSLGVESREDAARVALGQLVVSDGA, from the coding sequence ATGAAATTCCTGCTCATCGATGATCATGCGTTGTTCCGTCACGGCCTATTGCTGCTGTTGGAAAAACTACCCGGTGATCACGAGTTTCTGCAGGCAGATGATTGCGAAGGGGCGTTTGCACTTCTAGATGGCCATCGGAATCCGGATCTCATCCTGCTTGATCTGGCGTTGCCGGGGATGAACGGCTTGGATGGGGTGCAGCGCTTTCGTGAGTTGTGTCCAACAACGCCGATCGTGCTGCTCTCGGCCAACGAAAATCCCCAATTCATCATGGACGGCATGGGTCGGGGGGCCCATGGTTTTATTCCCAAATCTGCCAAGCCCGAGGTGGTGATGGCGGCGTTACAAGTGGTTTTGGCAGGAGGCACCTACATGCCATCCCTGCGCGCCTTGCGCCCACCGGTTTCCGGGACCGACTCCCAGGCGCTGACCGAGCGCCAGCGTGAGGTTCTGGCGTTACTGGCGAGGAATAAATCGAACAAGGAAATAGCCGATGCCTTGGGAATGCGTGTAAACACGGCACGCGTTCATGTGTCCGCCATCCTCAAGAGCCTGGGAGTCGAGTCCCGGGAAGATGCCGCGCGCGTCGCACTGGGGCAATTGGTGGTCTCCGATGGCGCTTGA
- the tssB gene encoding type VI secretion system contractile sheath small subunit, which translates to MASDGSVAPKERVNIVYRPTSGDAQAEVELPLKLLILGDYTLRSDDTPLEEMKPINVDKDNFNEVLKAQKLSLNLTVPNKLDENADANEMLVISMTIDNINDFSPDAIVDKVPELKQLIALREALKALKGPLGNIPDFRKQVQELVQDAGVRARLLAELGIQDQ; encoded by the coding sequence ATGGCTTCCGATGGGTCCGTTGCGCCAAAAGAACGCGTCAATATCGTCTACCGGCCTACTTCTGGCGATGCCCAGGCCGAAGTTGAATTGCCTCTGAAGTTGCTGATTTTGGGCGACTACACCCTGCGTTCGGACGATACACCCCTGGAGGAAATGAAACCGATCAATGTGGACAAGGACAACTTTAACGAGGTCCTCAAGGCGCAGAAGCTGTCTCTCAATCTGACGGTTCCCAACAAGCTGGATGAAAACGCTGACGCCAACGAAATGCTCGTCATCAGCATGACCATCGACAACATCAACGATTTTTCTCCTGATGCCATCGTCGACAAGGTTCCGGAACTCAAGCAATTGATCGCCCTGCGCGAGGCCCTCAAGGCATTGAAGGGCCCCCTCGGCAACATCCCAGATTTTCGCAAGCAGGTGCAGGAATTGGTTCAGGACGCGGGGGTGCGTGCCCGCCTGCTGGCTGAACTCGGCATCCAAGACCAGTAA
- the tssC gene encoding type VI secretion system contractile sheath large subunit codes for MSEEQKQQAAEVAVVGESGSLLDQLVETARIKPGDDAYSITKQGIQAFISQLLEPQRAVERVTQATVDDMIAELDKKLCAQVDAILHHQDFQKLESAWRSLKFLVDRTNFRENIKIQMLSCSKDKLLDDFEDAADITKSGLYKNLYTAEYGQFGGQPFGAIVANYEFGPGGQDIKLLQHAASVASMSHAPFIAATGPEFFGVDTYDQLPNLKDLESVFEGPQFTKWNAFRETEDARYVGLTLPHFLLRVPYGADTVPAKTFNYKEDVSGGNQDFLWGNAAFAFASRLTDSFADYRWCANVIGPQGGGTVGDLPVYSYESMGELQNKIPTEVLISERREFELAEQGFIALTMRKNSDNAAFFSANSVQKPKFFGNTKEAKEAELNYKLSTQLPYMFVVSRLAHYIKVIQRENIGTWKERGDLETELNAWIRQYVADMDNPAEGVRSRRPLRQAEISVNDVDGEPGWYKVDLKVRPHFKYMGASFTLSLVGKLEKN; via the coding sequence ATGAGCGAAGAACAAAAGCAGCAAGCAGCTGAAGTGGCCGTCGTCGGAGAGAGCGGCTCACTCTTGGACCAACTGGTGGAAACCGCGCGCATCAAGCCCGGCGACGACGCCTATTCGATCACCAAACAAGGCATTCAGGCATTCATTTCCCAGTTGTTGGAACCTCAACGGGCCGTAGAACGGGTGACCCAGGCCACGGTCGACGACATGATCGCCGAGTTGGACAAGAAGCTCTGTGCCCAGGTGGACGCCATCCTGCATCACCAGGACTTCCAAAAGCTGGAGTCAGCTTGGCGCTCTCTCAAGTTTTTGGTGGACCGCACTAATTTCCGGGAGAACATCAAGATACAGATGCTCTCCTGCAGCAAAGACAAACTGCTCGATGATTTCGAAGATGCTGCCGACATCACCAAATCCGGGCTGTACAAGAATCTTTACACCGCCGAATACGGGCAGTTTGGTGGGCAACCCTTTGGCGCCATCGTAGCCAATTACGAATTCGGCCCTGGCGGACAGGACATCAAGCTGTTGCAGCATGCAGCCAGTGTCGCCTCCATGAGCCATGCCCCTTTCATCGCCGCAACCGGCCCGGAATTCTTTGGCGTTGACACGTATGACCAGCTACCGAATCTGAAGGATCTCGAATCGGTATTCGAGGGGCCCCAATTCACCAAGTGGAATGCCTTCCGCGAAACCGAAGATGCCCGCTACGTCGGCCTGACCCTGCCCCATTTCCTACTGCGCGTTCCCTACGGGGCCGACACGGTGCCGGCCAAGACCTTCAATTACAAGGAGGACGTTTCGGGGGGCAACCAGGACTTCCTGTGGGGCAATGCAGCCTTCGCCTTTGCCTCGCGCCTGACCGACAGCTTTGCCGACTACCGCTGGTGCGCCAACGTCATCGGTCCCCAGGGGGGCGGGACGGTGGGAGACCTGCCGGTCTACAGCTATGAATCCATGGGGGAATTGCAAAACAAAATCCCCACCGAGGTCTTGATTTCCGAACGGCGCGAGTTCGAACTGGCCGAGCAAGGCTTCATCGCCCTCACCATGCGCAAGAACAGCGACAACGCGGCCTTCTTCTCTGCCAATTCGGTGCAAAAGCCAAAATTTTTTGGCAACACCAAGGAAGCCAAGGAAGCAGAGCTCAACTACAAGCTCAGCACCCAGCTTCCCTACATGTTTGTCGTCAGCCGACTGGCCCACTACATCAAGGTGATCCAGCGGGAAAACATTGGCACTTGGAAGGAACGTGGCGATCTCGAAACCGAGCTTAACGCCTGGATTCGCCAGTACGTAGCCGATATGGACAACCCGGCAGAAGGGGTGCGCAGCCGCCGCCCCCTGCGTCAGGCGGAAATCTCCGTCAACGACGTCGACGGAGAACCTGGTTGGTACAAGGTCGACCTGAAGGTTCGCCCCCATTTCAAGTACATGGGCGCCTCTTTCACCCTCTCCCTGGTCGGCAAGCTGGAGAAGAACTAA
- a CDS encoding Hcp family type VI secretion system effector: MPMPCYLSLEGQNQGPIDGSVLVRGHEGKILVQAADHTIEIPKSPQTGLPTGKRIHGPLTLTKEIDKSSPKLFQALTSGEQMSKVVLEYYRISPKGTEEKYYKVQLENAIITSIRAWVPNCLGLDTRQMGHMEDVSFTYEKITWTWEPDGIEAEDSWLAPKS; encoded by the coding sequence ATGCCGATGCCGTGTTACCTCTCCCTCGAAGGCCAAAACCAGGGGCCCATTGACGGCTCCGTCCTGGTCAGAGGTCACGAAGGAAAAATCCTCGTACAGGCGGCCGATCACACCATCGAAATCCCCAAGAGCCCCCAGACCGGGCTGCCAACCGGCAAACGGATTCATGGCCCCCTGACCCTCACCAAAGAAATCGACAAGTCCTCACCCAAACTATTCCAAGCACTGACGTCGGGGGAACAAATGAGTAAGGTGGTACTGGAGTACTACCGCATTTCCCCGAAAGGCACGGAAGAGAAGTACTACAAAGTACAGCTTGAGAACGCCATCATCACCAGCATACGGGCCTGGGTCCCCAACTGCCTCGGTTTGGACACCCGCCAGATGGGGCACATGGAAGATGTGTCCTTTACCTACGAAAAGATCACCTGGACCTGGGAACCGGACGGCATCGAAGCGGAAGACAGCTGGTTGGCACCCAAGTCCTGA
- the tssE gene encoding type VI secretion system baseplate subunit TssE → MRELRLLERISRWEGGGERTHQTQTDILVQSLTGHLRRLLNTHRGSVQIDDMYGVPDFSNLAASLSAGSTRDIEEEIRRMVLKYEPRLKAPKVALRQGGDDVLSLRFSLSGFVQVDQREIPLQLTTTVEANGKVHIA, encoded by the coding sequence ATGCGGGAACTGCGTCTGCTGGAACGGATATCCAGATGGGAAGGAGGCGGCGAGCGAACGCACCAGACCCAGACGGATATCCTCGTTCAGTCACTCACGGGCCATCTACGCCGCCTCCTCAATACTCATCGGGGCAGCGTGCAGATCGATGACATGTACGGGGTACCGGACTTTTCCAATCTCGCGGCCAGTCTCTCCGCAGGTTCAACTCGCGACATCGAAGAAGAAATCCGCCGCATGGTGCTCAAGTATGAACCGCGTCTGAAAGCACCCAAGGTCGCATTGCGTCAGGGGGGCGACGACGTACTGTCCCTCCGTTTTTCCTTGTCAGGCTTCGTGCAGGTCGACCAGCGCGAGATCCCTCTGCAGTTGACCACTACGGTCGAGGCCAACGGCAAAGTGCACATTGCATGA
- the tssF gene encoding type VI secretion system baseplate subunit TssF, translated as MINRYYEDELHKLKSLAVEFAQANPALAPMLAAASADPDVERLLEGVAFLTGLTRQKLDDEFPEFVQELANLLFPYYLRPIPASTLVSFTAKGMLSETATIPAGTEIASVAVDGTSCRFRTCHDLEVPPLVLQQTRLDGGAGTSPRLVLDFDCMGGEVDRWGGDVLRLFLGGGYAEGAKLLLLLAKHVTFVRIGNDDSTWELDPRALRPAGFDNPMLPSPSHAFPGFRTVQEFFVLPEKFLFVELKGLARWTTSGKGSRFTLTLGLDRVPDWMPEIHADSFLLNVVPAINLFPHEAAPITHDHRVTEYRVRPEGDNSQHYQVYGVDEVTGYQQGVAKERVYRPFGALRGNDRHGAPSYHTVIRPAAVGRGSDTFLSVNYAPGTEPVPETLSLRITCTNRHLPESLQLGDLCRPTGSSPERMNFQNIRPITPSISPPTGEALLWRVIGMVSLNLLSIANAENLKSLLALHIFGERSEQGATAANRRRIDGIEAVTATPETRLVGRGSVLRGQRVQVKCRPDHFGGIGDLYLFGCMLDHFLSNYAGINAYTRVELVDAFSGAVFTWPPRLGQQTLL; from the coding sequence ATGATTAACCGCTATTACGAGGATGAGCTGCACAAGCTGAAAAGCCTGGCGGTTGAATTCGCTCAGGCCAATCCAGCGTTAGCCCCAATGCTGGCGGCAGCATCGGCGGACCCTGACGTCGAGCGCCTGCTCGAAGGCGTTGCCTTCCTCACCGGCCTTACCCGCCAGAAACTGGACGATGAGTTCCCCGAATTCGTCCAAGAACTGGCCAACCTGCTCTTTCCCTACTATCTGCGGCCCATACCGGCCTCTACGCTGGTCAGCTTCACAGCCAAAGGGATGTTGAGCGAAACCGCCACCATCCCCGCCGGGACCGAAATCGCCTCTGTGGCGGTGGACGGTACGTCTTGCCGCTTCAGAACCTGTCACGATCTGGAGGTTCCTCCGCTAGTTCTTCAGCAAACACGCTTAGACGGTGGCGCGGGCACCAGTCCCAGACTCGTGCTCGACTTCGACTGTATGGGCGGCGAGGTAGATCGCTGGGGAGGCGACGTGCTACGGCTGTTTCTCGGCGGCGGCTACGCCGAAGGAGCCAAACTGCTGCTCTTGCTTGCCAAGCACGTCACGTTCGTTCGCATCGGCAATGATGACAGCACCTGGGAATTGGATCCCCGGGCACTTCGCCCGGCGGGCTTCGACAACCCGATGCTGCCTAGTCCCAGTCATGCCTTTCCCGGTTTTCGTACGGTCCAGGAATTCTTCGTATTGCCGGAGAAATTCTTGTTCGTCGAACTCAAGGGCTTGGCCCGTTGGACGACCAGCGGGAAAGGATCGCGCTTTACCCTCACCCTGGGCCTGGACCGCGTGCCGGACTGGATGCCGGAAATACACGCCGACAGTTTCCTGCTCAATGTGGTGCCCGCCATCAACCTGTTCCCCCACGAAGCCGCCCCGATCACACACGATCATCGCGTCACGGAGTACCGCGTACGCCCCGAAGGGGACAATTCTCAGCATTACCAAGTCTATGGCGTAGACGAGGTCACGGGTTACCAGCAAGGGGTAGCGAAGGAACGGGTGTACCGCCCCTTCGGTGCGCTCCGGGGCAACGACCGTCACGGCGCCCCGAGCTACCACACCGTCATCCGTCCGGCGGCTGTCGGACGCGGCAGCGACACCTTTTTGAGCGTGAATTACGCCCCCGGGACCGAGCCTGTTCCGGAAACCCTTTCGCTGCGCATCACCTGTACCAATCGCCATCTGCCGGAAAGCCTCCAGCTAGGGGACCTTTGCCGCCCTACCGGCTCATCCCCCGAGCGGATGAATTTTCAAAACATACGTCCCATCACACCAAGCATCTCTCCACCAACCGGAGAGGCCCTGCTGTGGCGCGTTATCGGCATGGTCTCCCTTAACCTGCTATCCATCGCCAATGCTGAAAATCTCAAGTCCCTACTGGCACTCCACATTTTCGGCGAGCGCAGCGAACAGGGGGCAACGGCAGCCAATCGCCGGCGCATCGACGGCATCGAGGCGGTAACCGCCACGCCGGAAACGCGGCTGGTGGGCCGCGGCAGCGTCCTGCGTGGGCAGCGAGTCCAAGTCAAATGCCGCCCCGACCATTTTGGTGGCATCGGTGACCTCTACCTGTTCGGCTGCATGCTGGACCACTTCCTCAGCAACTACGCCGGCATCAATGCCTACACTCGCGTCGAACTCGTCGATGCCTTCTCGGGAGCCGTTTTCACATGGCCGCCACGACTGGGACAACAGACGCTGTTGTGA
- the tssG gene encoding type VI secretion system baseplate subunit TssG: MKAQLLANGERYAYFQAIRLLRLFSRADGTPLDSLRTRPQLTLGFPETDIERIEPRPQGGYQVSANFFGLYGVASPLPTFYTEDLLDEQREGRHATRDFLDILHDALYPLLFDAWSKYRLPRRLIEEDDRQLENLLYAFVGLDDPNQRARLPYASELLRYAGLFSQRPRSVLGLQTLLADCFSPARVVIDCAVPTMVPIPVEQRLCLGNRGQRLGENAFLGSEIEDVSSHIAIHLQELPAPLFHRLLPGGSEHQRLRFLVTYYLTDPLTVVVVLELRHGEAKTARTCGTTDGPWSRLGLDTWLAPETAGQPTRTVFTL; this comes from the coding sequence GTGAAGGCACAGCTGCTCGCCAATGGTGAGCGCTATGCCTATTTCCAAGCGATCCGCCTGCTCCGGCTGTTCAGCCGGGCCGATGGCACGCCCCTGGACAGCCTGCGCACCCGGCCCCAGCTCACCCTGGGGTTCCCCGAGACAGACATCGAGCGCATCGAGCCCCGGCCCCAGGGCGGCTACCAGGTCAGCGCCAACTTCTTTGGGCTCTACGGGGTCGCCTCTCCCCTGCCGACCTTCTACACCGAAGATCTGCTGGACGAACAACGGGAAGGACGGCATGCCACCCGGGATTTCCTCGACATCCTCCATGACGCGCTATACCCGCTGTTGTTCGATGCCTGGTCTAAATACCGGCTACCGCGGCGCCTTATCGAGGAAGACGATCGGCAGCTGGAAAATCTGCTCTACGCCTTCGTCGGACTGGACGATCCGAACCAACGGGCTCGCCTGCCCTACGCCAGCGAGTTGCTGCGCTATGCCGGGCTATTCAGCCAGCGGCCTCGCTCGGTTCTGGGCCTGCAAACCCTGCTGGCGGACTGTTTCTCGCCGGCCCGGGTGGTCATCGATTGCGCCGTCCCGACCATGGTGCCGATTCCCGTGGAACAACGCCTCTGCCTGGGAAACCGAGGCCAACGCCTGGGTGAAAACGCCTTCCTGGGGAGTGAAATCGAGGATGTCAGCAGCCACATTGCCATCCACCTCCAGGAACTGCCGGCGCCCCTGTTCCACCGCCTGCTGCCCGGTGGCAGCGAACATCAGCGCTTACGTTTTCTGGTCACCTACTACCTGACCGATCCGCTCACGGTGGTGGTCGTCCTGGAACTGCGCCACGGCGAAGCCAAAACCGCCAGAACCTGTGGCACCACAGATGGGCCATGGTCACGTCTCGGCCTAGACACCTGGCTGGCCCCGGAAACGGCAGGCCAGCCCACCCGCACCGTATTCACGCTGTAG
- the tssH gene encoding type VI secretion system ATPase TssH produces the protein MLLVELKPLVGRLNAWTKQALEDGIGLCVSRTHYEITVEHLLAKLLVDPQADIALLLRQQDVEAARVKRNIDRAIDNMRSGNTGQPAFSPLLLELLQDAWLIASVNLGQPHIRSGAILLAFLARASYYATGDYAEPLRALSRDALMRTFAQTCSGSLENAAGSGDTGSSRGDAAPTGDGSAIARFCENFTEKARTGKIDPVFGRDPEIRMMVDILARRRKNNPLCVGDPGVGKTAVVEGLALRIVNGDVPQSLQDVTLLGLDMGLLQAGASVKGEFENRLKNVISEIKASAKPIILFIDEAHTLIGAGGQAGTADAANLLKPALARGELRTIAATTWAEYKKYFEKDAALARRFQLVKLDEPDLPTATLILRGLKEKYEDVHGVVVRDDAIVAAAELSSRYITGRQLPDKAVDLLDTACARIKVLQSAKPAPLEDLERQIAALEREKRSLLRDQDNQQPVDGERLAAIDARLATLPAAAEQLRQSWAVQQAAAQELLAARTARHEAKAAGAATEELEDLAARIEAAASAFRQAQGDQPLVRVDVDPDVVAQIISDWTGIPVGKMLRDQAESVMRMEETLCARIHGQDHAMRQVSQTLKSACSGLKDPQQPMGVFLLAGPSGVGKTETALSVADLLFGDEKSTVVINMSEFQEKHNVSRLIGSPPGYVGYGEGGVLTEAVRQRPYSVVLLDEVEKAHLDVLNLFYQVFDKGVLSDGEGQEIDFSNTVIFLTSNLATDVITAMTSDGERPDADTLLEAVRPILSQHFKPALLARMTVIPYYTLGQEALAGIVRRKLDKIGQRLHHNNQMAFAYDEAVVEQIAARCTEVETGARNIDFILGGNIMPRLSETLLEQMSRGEAAGQVWLEVGPEGEFAVRYESV, from the coding sequence ATGCTGCTGGTTGAACTCAAACCCCTGGTGGGGCGGCTCAACGCCTGGACCAAACAGGCCCTGGAAGATGGTATCGGGCTGTGCGTCAGCCGAACTCATTACGAAATCACGGTGGAACACCTGCTGGCCAAACTGCTGGTCGATCCTCAAGCCGATATTGCCTTGCTGCTGCGCCAGCAGGACGTGGAGGCGGCCCGGGTGAAACGGAACATCGACCGGGCCATTGACAACATGAGGTCTGGGAATACCGGGCAACCGGCCTTTTCACCTCTCTTACTTGAGCTGTTACAGGATGCCTGGCTGATTGCCTCGGTTAACCTGGGGCAACCCCACATCCGCTCCGGCGCCATTCTCTTGGCCTTCCTCGCCCGGGCCAGCTATTACGCCACAGGCGACTACGCCGAGCCCCTCCGCGCCCTCAGCCGGGATGCCCTGATGCGGACGTTCGCCCAGACCTGTTCAGGCTCCCTGGAAAACGCGGCCGGCAGCGGCGATACCGGCTCCTCCCGGGGGGACGCCGCCCCGACCGGTGACGGCAGCGCCATTGCCCGCTTCTGCGAAAACTTCACGGAAAAGGCCCGCACCGGGAAAATCGACCCGGTTTTCGGCCGTGATCCGGAAATTCGCATGATGGTCGATATCCTGGCTCGCCGCCGCAAGAACAACCCCCTCTGCGTGGGCGATCCCGGCGTTGGCAAAACAGCGGTGGTGGAAGGGCTGGCCCTGCGAATCGTCAATGGCGACGTGCCCCAATCCCTGCAGGACGTCACCCTTCTCGGCCTGGACATGGGGCTGTTGCAAGCCGGCGCCAGCGTCAAAGGCGAATTCGAGAATCGCCTCAAGAACGTCATCAGCGAAATCAAGGCCTCGGCCAAGCCCATCATCCTCTTCATCGACGAGGCCCATACCCTCATCGGTGCTGGCGGCCAGGCTGGTACGGCGGATGCGGCCAACCTGCTGAAGCCGGCGCTGGCGCGGGGGGAGCTGCGCACCATCGCCGCCACCACCTGGGCCGAGTACAAAAAATACTTCGAAAAGGATGCCGCCCTGGCCCGCCGCTTCCAGCTGGTCAAGCTGGACGAGCCGGACCTGCCGACAGCAACCCTGATCCTCCGCGGCCTGAAAGAAAAGTACGAGGACGTGCATGGGGTGGTGGTGCGGGATGACGCCATCGTCGCTGCGGCCGAACTTTCCAGCCGCTACATTACCGGTCGCCAGTTGCCCGACAAGGCGGTGGACCTGCTGGACACCGCCTGCGCCCGCATCAAGGTGCTGCAAAGCGCCAAACCGGCGCCCCTGGAAGATCTGGAGCGCCAGATTGCCGCCCTGGAACGGGAAAAGCGCAGCCTGCTGCGGGACCAGGACAACCAGCAGCCGGTGGATGGGGAACGCCTGGCCGCCATCGATGCCCGGCTGGCAACCCTGCCCGCGGCAGCAGAACAACTGCGCCAGAGCTGGGCCGTCCAGCAGGCGGCCGCCCAGGAACTGCTGGCGGCACGCACGGCACGCCATGAAGCCAAGGCCGCCGGCGCTGCCACGGAAGAACTGGAGGACCTGGCCGCCCGCATCGAAGCGGCCGCCAGCGCCTTCCGCCAGGCCCAGGGCGACCAGCCCCTGGTACGGGTGGATGTGGACCCGGACGTGGTGGCCCAGATCATTTCCGACTGGACCGGCATCCCCGTCGGCAAGATGCTGCGGGATCAGGCGGAAAGCGTCATGCGCATGGAAGAAACCCTCTGCGCCCGCATCCACGGCCAGGATCACGCTATGCGCCAGGTCTCTCAAACTCTCAAGAGCGCCTGCTCAGGCCTCAAGGACCCGCAGCAACCCATGGGCGTCTTCCTCCTGGCAGGTCCCTCCGGCGTCGGCAAGACGGAAACCGCCCTGTCGGTGGCCGACCTCCTCTTTGGCGACGAGAAATCCACCGTGGTCATCAACATGAGCGAGTTCCAGGAGAAGCACAACGTCAGCCGCCTCATCGGCTCCCCTCCCGGCTATGTGGGCTATGGCGAGGGGGGCGTGCTCACCGAGGCGGTGCGCCAGCGCCCCTATTCGGTGGTCCTGCTGGACGAGGTGGAGAAGGCCCATCTGGACGTGCTCAACCTCTTCTACCAGGTCTTCGACAAGGGCGTCCTGTCGGACGGTGAAGGCCAGGAGATCGACTTCTCCAACACGGTGATTTTCCTCACCTCCAATCTGGCCACCGACGTCATCACCGCCATGACCAGCGACGGCGAGCGGCCCGATGCCGACACCCTGCTGGAGGCGGTACGGCCGATCCTCTCCCAACATTTCAAGCCGGCCCTGCTGGCACGCATGACGGTCATTCCCTATTACACCCTCGGGCAGGAGGCCCTGGCCGGTATCGTGCGCCGCAAGCTGGACAAGATCGGCCAGCGCCTGCATCACAACAACCAGATGGCCTTCGCCTACGACGAGGCCGTGGTGGAGCAGATCGCCGCCCGCTGCACCGAGGTGGAAACCGGGGCCCGCAATATCGACTTCATTCTCGGCGGCAACATCATGCCGCGCCTTTCCGAAACACTCCTCGAGCAGATGAGCCGCGGCGAGGCAGCGGGCCAGGTCTGGCTGGAAGTCGGCCCGGAGGGGGAATTCGCGGTGCGCTACGAGTCGGTCTAA